The genomic interval CGCCGCAGCAGCCAGGTGATCCGAGTGCCGGGGTGCTCCGCCGCCAGCGCGGCGAACGCCACCAACGCGGTGAGCGCCGAATGTCCGCTGCCCGCGAGCGCTATGTGCTTGCCCGCGTACCGGGACCGGCCCGCCGGGTCCGTCAGATCCGGGACGCGATAGGTAATCCGTTCAGCCGCAGCGCTTTCCCCGATCGCGGGGAGCCCGTCACCACCCAGCGGATTCGGTGCGGTCCACGTCCCGGAAGCGTCGATCAACGCCTGGGCCGCGATGCGCTCGTCCCCGGCGGCGGTGCGGATGTGCACGGTCAGCGGTTCGGTGTCCCGCCCGGCATCCACGACCCGGTCCCGGCCGCGCCGGGCCACGCCGACGACCTCGGCACCGTAGCGGACCCGCTCCCCCAGCCGTTCGGCCAGCGGCCGCAGATATCGGGTAACCCATTCCGCGCCGGTCGGATACGAGGCCGGATCCGGTGCGCGCCAGTCCGATTCGGCCAGGATCGGGCGGGCGGCGGGTGCGATCAGCTCGGCCCAGCGCGAGAACAGCCGCACATGGTTCCACTGCGCCACCGCCGCGCCGGCGTGTGCGCCGCGTTCGAGCACGAGCACCGGCACTCCGCGGCCGGCGAGTTCGGCGGCGGCCGCCAGACCGACCGGCCCGGCGCCGACGACCACGACAGGGAGGGCATTCATGGCAATCCTTCTTTCATCGATACTCATCGATTGACTGGCCTGACAGTATCGACTGGGGTCGATGAATGCAACCATCGATTCAAATCGATACAATGGCTCGTATGCGCACCCTGCCGCAGGCCCAGATCCTGCCGACGAGCGAAGCCACCACCTACGCCGAGTGGTTCGCCTGCCTCGCCGAGCCGGTACGGGTGAAGCTGTTGCACGCGGTGGCGACAACGCCGCAGGGCATCACCATCGGCGCGCTCACCCAGATCCTGGGCACCAGTCAATCGACCACTTCACACCACGTGCGCAAGCTCGCCGACGTCGGCTTCGTGCGCTTGAAGAAGGAGGGCACCGCCACCATCGTGACGGTGAACGAAGCCTGCTGCGCGGGTCTGCCGCACGCCGCCGACGCGGTAATGGGTCTGCTCGCACCGCGGCCCTGCTGCCCGGAGGACGTCCCCGACGACGTCCACGTCCGAGGCCTGCGCCCCGAGGATTGGGATGCGGTGCGGCGCATCTACGCCGAAGGCATCGCCACCGGGATCGCCACCTTCGAAACGACCGTCCCCAGCCGCGCCGACCTGGACGCGCACTGGCTGCCCGAGCAGCGGTGGGTCGCCGAGATCGAGGGCGAGATCGCCGGTTGGGCCGCGCTGAGCCCGGTCTCGGCCCGCGGTTGCTACGCCGGCGTGGCCGAGACCTCGGTGTACGTCGCCGGCGACAGCCGCGGTCGCGGTGTCGGAAAAGCGCTGGTGCACAAGCAGGTGACGGCCGCCGATCAAGCCGGTCTGTGGACCCTGCAATCCTCGATCTTCACCGAGAACCGCGCCAGCATCGCCCTGCACCACGCGGCGGGATTCCGGACGGTCGGCATCCGGGAGCGCATCGCCCAGCGCGACGGCGTCTGGCACGACACGGTCCTGATCGAACGGCGATCGAGCGCCTCCTGACCTCCGCCGCACTGCGTGGCACACAGGTGATGTGGCCGCCGCGTCCCCGAATCACGTTGTCGGAGAGCCTGTCCCACGGCGGTCAGAACGGACGCGGCTGCGGGCGAGCCGCTTCCAGCTGCGCGGACACCGACAGGATGGTGGTCTCTCCGTTCGACGGGCCGATGAGCTGTACCGCCAGCGGAAGCCCGTCGGTGCCGACACCGCTCGGTACGGACGCCGCCGGATGGCCGGTGACGTTCCACAGGCCGGTATAGGCGGCCATCGGCATCGAACGCAGCAGGGCGCGGACGCTACCCGCGCCGTCGAGCACACCGACGCGGGGCGGGCGGATGGCGATGGTGGGTGTCAGCAGCAGATCGCAGGTCTCGAAGATCCGATCGACCTTGCGCGCCAGCACTTCTCCGTGCCGAATCGCGCGCTCGACGACCGGTCGCCGCGCCCAGGCGCCGAGGGCCACGGTCTCGCGGGTGCGGCGCTCCAGCAGTGCCGGGTCGTCGACGAGTTCGGCCTCGGCCCGGACTCCGCCGAAGAACTGCGGCAGGAAGGCCGAGGTGGGGTCCGGATAGCGCGGGTCGATCTCGGACACCGAATGCCCCAGGCCCGCCAGCAGTTCCGCGGTATCGAGGACGGCTCGGACGTGCTGTGGATCCGGTTTCGCCAGCGGCACGGGCGATTTCGTGCTGTAGCCGATACGCAGTCCGGTGCTCGGCCGGGTCGCCGCCGCGACGAACGACATGATCGGGTCGGGCGCGTGGAAACGATCCCGCGCGGTACTGCCGCGAATCACGTCGTAGACGAGCGCACTGTCGTACACGGTGCGCGTCAGCGGGCCAACCACGCCCAGCGCCCACCACAGGTGTTCGTGCGGCGCGGTCGGCACGCGCCCGCGCTGCGTCTTCAACCCGAACAGGCCGCAGCAGGCCGCGGGGATCCGGATCGATCCGCCGCCGTCACCGCCGATCGCCACCGGCACCAGCCCGGCCGCCACCGCCGCCGCGGAACCGCCGCTGGAGCCGCCGGTGGAGCGGGTGCGATCCCACGGGTTGCGGGTGACACCGTGGGTCGTGGACTCGGTGAAGGGCCACTGCCCGAACTCCGGCATCGCCGTCTTACCGACGATCACCGCGCCGGCCGCCCGCAGCCGCCGCACCACCTCGGAATCGGCGGCCGCCGGTCGGTGGTTGGCACGGGTACCGAACGTGGTCACCTCGCCGGCTACGTCGAGTTCCTCTTTCACCGCGATCGGAATGCCGTGCAGCGGACCCAGATCGGCGCCCGCCACCCGCTCCCGATCGCGGTCGGCCGCCTCGGCCCGCGCGCGTTCGCGCAGCACGGTGCTGAACGCGTTGAGATCGGACTCGCCGATTTGCCGCAGAGTCGCCTCGGTCAGTTCCGCGGCCGAGACCTCGCCCCGATCCAGCAGCTCGCGCTGCTCGCGCAGCCCGGCGGACACGATCTCGCGCATTTCCGTCATATCCCAGCCGACCCGCTTCTCCAGTCCGGCCCATCACAGCCGGATCACCTGCCTGCCCGCCGAGCCTAGTACCTGCGCCGATATCCGCGACACGCCATCACGGTTTCATAACGGCTGCGGTGGGGTAACCAGCTGTCATGACGGACCACCGACCTACCCGCATCGCCGGAATGGAACCGGGGACCGCAGTTCTGGCAGCTTCGACGTGCCTGGCCTTCTCGGCTGGAATCGCCGCCATCACGCGGTCACCCGGCATCACGCTCACTGCCTGCGCCAGTCTCGCCATCGGCCTCGCACTAGTCCTGAACATCCTGCCGCACAAGGCATAGCGCTCACCCGGGCGCGTCACCGTAGACCGTGAGCCAGACGGCCCGGCCGAGGGCCGCGGCCAGCGCCTCGTCGGTCACCGCCGCTTCCGCGGCGAAATTCACCGCGATCGTGCGCTCCACCATCGAGGTCAGCACCAGTGCCGTCGCGGCGGCATCCAACCGGTCACTGACCTGGCCGCTCCGCTTGTCGGCTTCGAGCCGTTCCCGCACCAGGCCACTGAACACAGACACCCGCCCGCGCCAGTACGCGCCGACATCCCGGTCGTAGGCGGAGACCTCGCTCAGCGCCAGCAACAAGTAGCGGTGCGCGCGGAACCCCGTGATCATCGCGCCCACCGCGGCCACCACCCCGTCCTGCTCGTCGGTGTGGTCCGCGCGCCACCACAATTCGGCCGCGCCGAACAGATCGGCGGTGGCCAGCTCGGCCATGCGAATGAGCAATTGGCTCTTGTCCGGGAAGTAGCGGTAGAAGGTCGAGCGCGCGATCCGCGCGGTGGCCGCGATGCGCTGCACCGCGATCTCGGTGAACGGAATGCCCTCGGCCAGTAGCTGTTCGAGAGCGCGCAGCACCCGGCGCTCCAGATCCGCGCGGCGCTCGTCGTCCGGCGGCCGGGCCGGGCGCGCGGCGCGGGTCAGCGAGGGCATCGGAGATCGGGTGTCGAGTCCGCCATGGATGCCATTGTGCTCCTTCGTCCCGCACCCGGGCCGG from Nocardia goodfellowii carries:
- a CDS encoding NAD(P)-binding domain-containing protein, producing the protein MNALPVVVVGAGPVGLAAAAELAGRGVPVLVLERGAHAGAAVAQWNHVRLFSRWAELIAPAARPILAESDWRAPDPASYPTGAEWVTRYLRPLAERLGERVRYGAEVVGVARRGRDRVVDAGRDTEPLTVHIRTAAGDERIAAQALIDASGTWTAPNPLGGDGLPAIGESAAAERITYRVPDLTDPAGRSRYAGKHIALAGSGHSALTALVAFAALAAEHPGTRITWLLRRGDIGATFGGGASDQLPARGALGEHGRKAVEAGRVEVVYGFRTETVERDAAGRLVLIPAAGAPVEAVDEVVVLTGFRPDLSWLSEVRLELDATLQAPTALAPLIDPNLHSCGTVYPHGVRELAHPEPGVFLAGMKSYGRAPTFLAMTGYEQVRSIAAALAGDHEAAARVELVLPDTGVCGGSGLFDAPAEEESGGGCCSTPAADLALSAPGGLPQLPLSERIR
- a CDS encoding helix-turn-helix domain-containing GNAT family N-acetyltransferase; protein product: MRTLPQAQILPTSEATTYAEWFACLAEPVRVKLLHAVATTPQGITIGALTQILGTSQSTTSHHVRKLADVGFVRLKKEGTATIVTVNEACCAGLPHAADAVMGLLAPRPCCPEDVPDDVHVRGLRPEDWDAVRRIYAEGIATGIATFETTVPSRADLDAHWLPEQRWVAEIEGEIAGWAALSPVSARGCYAGVAETSVYVAGDSRGRGVGKALVHKQVTAADQAGLWTLQSSIFTENRASIALHHAAGFRTVGIRERIAQRDGVWHDTVLIERRSSAS
- a CDS encoding amidase, with protein sequence MTEMREIVSAGLREQRELLDRGEVSAAELTEATLRQIGESDLNAFSTVLRERARAEAADRDRERVAGADLGPLHGIPIAVKEELDVAGEVTTFGTRANHRPAAADSEVVRRLRAAGAVIVGKTAMPEFGQWPFTESTTHGVTRNPWDRTRSTGGSSGGSAAAVAAGLVPVAIGGDGGGSIRIPAACCGLFGLKTQRGRVPTAPHEHLWWALGVVGPLTRTVYDSALVYDVIRGSTARDRFHAPDPIMSFVAAATRPSTGLRIGYSTKSPVPLAKPDPQHVRAVLDTAELLAGLGHSVSEIDPRYPDPTSAFLPQFFGGVRAEAELVDDPALLERRTRETVALGAWARRPVVERAIRHGEVLARKVDRIFETCDLLLTPTIAIRPPRVGVLDGAGSVRALLRSMPMAAYTGLWNVTGHPAASVPSGVGTDGLPLAVQLIGPSNGETTILSVSAQLEAARPQPRPF
- a CDS encoding TetR/AcrR family transcriptional regulator, yielding MPSLTRAARPARPPDDERRADLERRVLRALEQLLAEGIPFTEIAVQRIAATARIARSTFYRYFPDKSQLLIRMAELATADLFGAAELWWRADHTDEQDGVVAAVGAMITGFRAHRYLLLALSEVSAYDRDVGAYWRGRVSVFSGLVRERLEADKRSGQVSDRLDAAATALVLTSMVERTIAVNFAAEAAVTDEALAAALGRAVWLTVYGDAPG